Proteins encoded by one window of Homo sapiens chromosome 10, GRCh38.p14 Primary Assembly:
- the TUBB8 gene encoding tubulin beta-8 chain isoform X2, which yields MNMPSTPLAPTTGTATCSWSASTCTTTRPAVAGTCPALCSWIWSRAPWTLCARGPSGRSSGQTTSSSGKLLSCNSGGGGFICSTCRANGALTSRVTLGSFCIMVVTTDDRIPGRRVTGCAVLQVSDTVVEPYNATLSVHQLIENADETFCIDNEALYDICSKTLKLPTPTYGDLNHLVSATMSGVTTCLRFPGQLNADLRKLAVNMVPFPRLHFFMPGFAPLTSRGSQQYRALTVAELTQQMFDAKNMMAACDPRHGRYLTAAAIFRGRMPMREVDEQMFNIQDKNSSYFADWLPNNVKTAVCDIPPRGLKMSATFIGNNTAIQELFKRVSEQFTAMFRRKAFLHWYTGEGMDEMEFTEAESNMNDLVSEYQQYQDATAEEEEDEEYAEEEVA from the exons ATGAACATGCCATCGACTCCGCTGGCACCTACCACGGGGACAGCCACCTGCAGCTGGAGCGCATCAACGTGTACTACAACGAGGCCAGCG GTGGCAGGTACGTGCCCCGCGCTGTGCTCGTGGATCTGGAGCCGGGCACCATGGACTCTGTGCGCTCGGGGCCCTTCGGGCAGGTCTTCAGGCCAGACAACTTCATCTTCG GGGAAGCTGCTGTCCTGTAACTCTGGGGGAGGGGGTTTCATCTGCTCCACCTGCAGGGCGAACGGTGCTCTCACCTCACGTGTGACGCTTGGCTCTTTCTGCATTATGGTGGTGACCACTGATGACCGTATACCTGGCCGTCGAGTGACCGGCTGTGCTGTCTTACAG GTGTCGGACACCGTGGTGGAGCCCTACAACGCCACCCTCTCAGTCCACCAGCTCATAGAAAACGCAGATGAGACCTTTTGCATAGATAACGAAGCTCTGTATGACATATGTTCCAAGACCCTAAAACTGCCCACACCCACCTATGGTGACCTGAACCACCTGGTGTCTGCTACCATGAGTGGGGTCACCACGTGCCTGCGCTTCCCGGGCCAGCTGAATGCTGACCTGCGGAAGCTGGCCGTGAACATGGTCCCGTTTCCCCGGCTGCATTTCTTCATGCCCGGCTTTGCCCCACTGACCAGCCGGGGCAGCCAGCAGTACCGGGCCTTGACTGTGGCTGAGCTTACCCAGCAGATGTTTGATGCTAAGAACATGATGGCTGCCTGTGACCCCCGTCACGGCCGCTACCTAACGGCGGCTGCCATTTTCAGGGGTCGCATGCCCATGAGGGAGGTGGATGAACAAATGTTCAACATTCAAGATAAGAACAGCAGTTACTTTGCTGACTGGCTCCCCAACAACGTAAAAACAGCCGTCTGTGACATCCCACCCCGGGGGCTAAAAATGTCAGCCACCTTCATTGGGAATAATACGGCCATCCAGGAACTCTTCAAGCGTGTCTCAGAGCAGTTTACAGCAATGTTCAGGCGCAAGGCCTTCCTCCACTGGTACACGGGCGAGGGCATGGATGAGATGGAATTCACCGAGGCCGAGAGCAACATGAACGACCTGGTGTCTGAATATCAGCAATATCAGGATGCCACggccgaggaggaggaggatgaggagtaTGCCGAGGAGGAGGTGGCCTAG
- the TUBB8 gene encoding tubulin beta-8 chain isoform 2 (isoform 2 is encoded by transcript variant 3), with the protein MDSVRSGPFGQVFRPDNFIFGQCGAGNNWAKGHYTEGAELMESVMDVVRKEAESCDCLQGFQLTHSLGGGTGSGMGTLLLSKIREEYPDRIINTFSILPSPKVSDTVVEPYNATLSVHQLIENADETFCIDNEALYDICSKTLKLPTPTYGDLNHLVSATMSGVTTCLRFPGQLNADLRKLAVNMVPFPRLHFFMPGFAPLTSRGSQQYRALTVAELTQQMFDAKNMMAACDPRHGRYLTAAAIFRGRMPMREVDEQMFNIQDKNSSYFADWLPNNVKTAVCDIPPRGLKMSATFIGNNTAIQELFKRVSEQFTAMFRRKAFLHWYTGEGMDEMEFTEAESNMNDLVSEYQQYQDATAEEEEDEEYAEEEVA; encoded by the exons ATGGACTCTGTGCGCTCGGGGCCCTTCGGGCAGGTCTTCAGGCCAGACAACTTCATCTTCG GTCAGTGTGGGGCCGGAAACAACTGGGCCAAGGGACACTACACCGAAGGCGCGGAGCTGATGGAGTCAGTGATGGACGTTGTCAGAAAGGAGGCTGAGAGCtgtgactgcctgcagggtttCCAGCTGACCCACTCCCTGGGTGGGGGGACTGGGTCTGGGATGGGTACCCTTCTGCTCAGTAAGATCCGGGAGGAGTACCCAGACAGGATCATAAACACATTCAGCATCCTGCCCTCGCCCAAGGTGTCGGACACCGTGGTGGAGCCCTACAACGCCACCCTCTCAGTCCACCAGCTCATAGAAAACGCAGATGAGACCTTTTGCATAGATAACGAAGCTCTGTATGACATATGTTCCAAGACCCTAAAACTGCCCACACCCACCTATGGTGACCTGAACCACCTGGTGTCTGCTACCATGAGTGGGGTCACCACGTGCCTGCGCTTCCCGGGCCAGCTGAATGCTGACCTGCGGAAGCTGGCCGTGAACATGGTCCCGTTTCCCCGGCTGCATTTCTTCATGCCCGGCTTTGCCCCACTGACCAGCCGGGGCAGCCAGCAGTACCGGGCCTTGACTGTGGCTGAGCTTACCCAGCAGATGTTTGATGCTAAGAACATGATGGCTGCCTGTGACCCCCGTCACGGCCGCTACCTAACGGCGGCTGCCATTTTCAGGGGTCGCATGCCCATGAGGGAGGTGGATGAACAAATGTTCAACATTCAAGATAAGAACAGCAGTTACTTTGCTGACTGGCTCCCCAACAACGTAAAAACAGCCGTCTGTGACATCCCACCCCGGGGGCTAAAAATGTCAGCCACCTTCATTGGGAATAATACGGCCATCCAGGAACTCTTCAAGCGTGTCTCAGAGCAGTTTACAGCAATGTTCAGGCGCAAGGCCTTCCTCCACTGGTACACGGGCGAGGGCATGGATGAGATGGAATTCACCGAGGCCGAGAGCAACATGAACGACCTGGTGTCTGAATATCAGCAATATCAGGATGCCACggccgaggaggaggaggatgaggagtaTGCCGAGGAGGAGGTGGCCTAG
- the TUBB8 gene encoding tubulin beta-8 chain isoform 1 (isoform 1 is encoded by transcript variant 1) — protein sequence MREIVLTQIGQCGNQIGAKFWEVISDEHAIDSAGTYHGDSHLQLERINVYYNEASGGRYVPRAVLVDLEPGTMDSVRSGPFGQVFRPDNFIFGQCGAGNNWAKGHYTEGAELMESVMDVVRKEAESCDCLQGFQLTHSLGGGTGSGMGTLLLSKIREEYPDRIINTFSILPSPKVSDTVVEPYNATLSVHQLIENADETFCIDNEALYDICSKTLKLPTPTYGDLNHLVSATMSGVTTCLRFPGQLNADLRKLAVNMVPFPRLHFFMPGFAPLTSRGSQQYRALTVAELTQQMFDAKNMMAACDPRHGRYLTAAAIFRGRMPMREVDEQMFNIQDKNSSYFADWLPNNVKTAVCDIPPRGLKMSATFIGNNTAIQELFKRVSEQFTAMFRRKAFLHWYTGEGMDEMEFTEAESNMNDLVSEYQQYQDATAEEEEDEEYAEEEVA from the exons ATGAGGGAGATCGTGCTCACGCAGATCGGGCAGTGCGGGAATCAGATCGGCGCCAAG TTCTGGGAGGTGATCTCTGATGAACATGCCATCGACTCCGCTGGCACCTACCACGGGGACAGCCACCTGCAGCTGGAGCGCATCAACGTGTACTACAACGAGGCCAGCG GTGGCAGGTACGTGCCCCGCGCTGTGCTCGTGGATCTGGAGCCGGGCACCATGGACTCTGTGCGCTCGGGGCCCTTCGGGCAGGTCTTCAGGCCAGACAACTTCATCTTCG GTCAGTGTGGGGCCGGAAACAACTGGGCCAAGGGACACTACACCGAAGGCGCGGAGCTGATGGAGTCAGTGATGGACGTTGTCAGAAAGGAGGCTGAGAGCtgtgactgcctgcagggtttCCAGCTGACCCACTCCCTGGGTGGGGGGACTGGGTCTGGGATGGGTACCCTTCTGCTCAGTAAGATCCGGGAGGAGTACCCAGACAGGATCATAAACACATTCAGCATCCTGCCCTCGCCCAAGGTGTCGGACACCGTGGTGGAGCCCTACAACGCCACCCTCTCAGTCCACCAGCTCATAGAAAACGCAGATGAGACCTTTTGCATAGATAACGAAGCTCTGTATGACATATGTTCCAAGACCCTAAAACTGCCCACACCCACCTATGGTGACCTGAACCACCTGGTGTCTGCTACCATGAGTGGGGTCACCACGTGCCTGCGCTTCCCGGGCCAGCTGAATGCTGACCTGCGGAAGCTGGCCGTGAACATGGTCCCGTTTCCCCGGCTGCATTTCTTCATGCCCGGCTTTGCCCCACTGACCAGCCGGGGCAGCCAGCAGTACCGGGCCTTGACTGTGGCTGAGCTTACCCAGCAGATGTTTGATGCTAAGAACATGATGGCTGCCTGTGACCCCCGTCACGGCCGCTACCTAACGGCGGCTGCCATTTTCAGGGGTCGCATGCCCATGAGGGAGGTGGATGAACAAATGTTCAACATTCAAGATAAGAACAGCAGTTACTTTGCTGACTGGCTCCCCAACAACGTAAAAACAGCCGTCTGTGACATCCCACCCCGGGGGCTAAAAATGTCAGCCACCTTCATTGGGAATAATACGGCCATCCAGGAACTCTTCAAGCGTGTCTCAGAGCAGTTTACAGCAATGTTCAGGCGCAAGGCCTTCCTCCACTGGTACACGGGCGAGGGCATGGATGAGATGGAATTCACCGAGGCCGAGAGCAACATGAACGACCTGGTGTCTGAATATCAGCAATATCAGGATGCCACggccgaggaggaggaggatgaggagtaTGCCGAGGAGGAGGTGGCCTAG
- the TUBB8 gene encoding tubulin beta-8 chain isoform X1, with the protein MESVMDVVRKEAESCDCLQGFQLTHSLGGGTGSGMGTLLLSKIREEYPDRIINTFSILPSPKVSDTVVEPYNATLSVHQLIENADETFCIDNEALYDICSKTLKLPTPTYGDLNHLVSATMSGVTTCLRFPGQLNADLRKLAVNMVPFPRLHFFMPGFAPLTSRGSQQYRALTVAELTQQMFDAKNMMAACDPRHGRYLTAAAIFRGRMPMREVDEQMFNIQDKNSSYFADWLPNNVKTAVCDIPPRGLKMSATFIGNNTAIQELFKRVSEQFTAMFRRKAFLHWYTGEGMDEMEFTEAESNMNDLVSEYQQYQDATAEEEEDEEYAEEEVA; encoded by the coding sequence ATGGAGTCAGTGATGGACGTTGTCAGAAAGGAGGCTGAGAGCtgtgactgcctgcagggtttCCAGCTGACCCACTCCCTGGGTGGGGGGACTGGGTCTGGGATGGGTACCCTTCTGCTCAGTAAGATCCGGGAGGAGTACCCAGACAGGATCATAAACACATTCAGCATCCTGCCCTCGCCCAAGGTGTCGGACACCGTGGTGGAGCCCTACAACGCCACCCTCTCAGTCCACCAGCTCATAGAAAACGCAGATGAGACCTTTTGCATAGATAACGAAGCTCTGTATGACATATGTTCCAAGACCCTAAAACTGCCCACACCCACCTATGGTGACCTGAACCACCTGGTGTCTGCTACCATGAGTGGGGTCACCACGTGCCTGCGCTTCCCGGGCCAGCTGAATGCTGACCTGCGGAAGCTGGCCGTGAACATGGTCCCGTTTCCCCGGCTGCATTTCTTCATGCCCGGCTTTGCCCCACTGACCAGCCGGGGCAGCCAGCAGTACCGGGCCTTGACTGTGGCTGAGCTTACCCAGCAGATGTTTGATGCTAAGAACATGATGGCTGCCTGTGACCCCCGTCACGGCCGCTACCTAACGGCGGCTGCCATTTTCAGGGGTCGCATGCCCATGAGGGAGGTGGATGAACAAATGTTCAACATTCAAGATAAGAACAGCAGTTACTTTGCTGACTGGCTCCCCAACAACGTAAAAACAGCCGTCTGTGACATCCCACCCCGGGGGCTAAAAATGTCAGCCACCTTCATTGGGAATAATACGGCCATCCAGGAACTCTTCAAGCGTGTCTCAGAGCAGTTTACAGCAATGTTCAGGCGCAAGGCCTTCCTCCACTGGTACACGGGCGAGGGCATGGATGAGATGGAATTCACCGAGGCCGAGAGCAACATGAACGACCTGGTGTCTGAATATCAGCAATATCAGGATGCCACggccgaggaggaggaggatgaggagtaTGCCGAGGAGGAGGTGGCCTAG